The sequence below is a genomic window from Sphingobacterium sp. ML3W.
ACTAGGGAAATGGATCCACATCCAAATTTTATAGAAAAAAGAAAATATGGCTATTCCTCCTTTTCATTTTACACATTATAAGCTATGAGAATTGCTGTTTTTGCCGGGTCGTTTGATCCATTTACTTTGGCACATCAAGATATCGTGGAGCGCGCTCTTCCTCTTTTTGATAAAATCTACATTGCAATAGGTGTGAACAGTGCAAAGCAAGGTCTGCTGACTGTTGAAGAAAAATTGACAACTATTCAATCTGTTTTTAAAAATAAGGATATAGTCGAAGTTGTTTCTTTTCAAGGTTTGACCATTGAATTTTGTAAACTTGTCAGTGCTAATTTTTTGCTTAGGGGACTCCGTAATACGGCAGATTTTGAATTTGAAAATAGCATTGCACAAAATAATTTGATTTTAGCACCCCATATAGAAACGTATTTCTTAATGAGCAGGAGTGGGTTGGCTCACATCTCCTCTACCATCGTTCGTGATGTATGGCGAAACGGAGGGCCGATAGAAAACATGGTTCCAAAAACAATCAATCATTTTTTAAAGAATAAGTAAATCCATAAAAAAAGCATATCTCAAAAGATATGCTTTTTTTATGGATTCTCATTTTTTAAAGACCAAATTATATTTTGTCTAAAATACTATCGCTTTATTTTACAGCAACTTAAGTGATTTATATAAATCTATAGTTCATGTATTAAGTGATTAAACACGACTAAGGCCCTATTAGAGCCAAATTATATTTTGTTTAAGCATTTTTACAAAGCTAATAAGTTGATTTCTATTAATTTAACTCTATTTTGTAAACTTAAGAATCATATCTTTCAAAGGCATTTAAAAAGGATTTTCGCATCGTATTAAAGTTAATGAGCACTTCCGATATAAAAGCATCATCTAGTAATTCGAAAACGCCATTGACTCCGCCAACAATATCGGTCTCTGCAATTTTATAAGACTGCTCTAAAGTCCCTTGTTCAAACTTGATGATGAACTTTTGGTTCATTCCAAAGATGGATATCTTACATTCAGGATGTGGTAATTCTGCTAATATTCTCATGTTACTAATTTTTACAAAGTAAATAAAAAAAAAGCGGTTAATCCGATAGAAGGATTAACCGCTTTATGGAAAAAATACAACGTATTATTAAACG
It includes:
- the coaD gene encoding pantetheine-phosphate adenylyltransferase — translated: MRIAVFAGSFDPFTLAHQDIVERALPLFDKIYIAIGVNSAKQGLLTVEEKLTTIQSVFKNKDIVEVVSFQGLTIEFCKLVSANFLLRGLRNTADFEFENSIAQNNLILAPHIETYFLMSRSGLAHISSTIVRDVWRNGGPIENMVPKTINHFLKNK